The proteins below are encoded in one region of Nitrospirota bacterium:
- a CDS encoding gamma-glutamylcyclotransferase: MKGGGRERVFVYGSLKRGFSLYHYLRGPDAAFLEPAAMAGYALYRTESGYPGAVPDEGGEVWGEVFEVEPALLERLDDLEDEGRVYERVLSGLVAEGGRRYEAWVYVYRKGVRAKHRIPSGVWTEEEEGG; this comes from the coding sequence GTGAAAGGCGGGGGCAGGGAGCGCGTCTTCGTATACGGCTCCTTGAAAAGGGGGTTCAGCCTTTACCATTACCTGAGGGGACCGGATGCGGCCTTCCTGGAGCCGGCCGCCATGGCCGGCTACGCACTTTACCGGACGGAGAGCGGATACCCCGGGGCGGTCCCGGACGAAGGCGGCGAGGTTTGGGGCGAGGTCTTCGAGGTTGAGCCCGCCCTGCTCGAACGCCTCGATGACTTGGAAGACGAGGGAAGGGTGTACGAGCGGGTTCTCTCCGGCCTCGTGGCGGAAGGAGGCCGGCGTTATGAGGCCTGGGTCTACGTCTACCGCAAGGGGGTCCGCGCCAAGCACCGCATTCCCTCGGGCGTGTGGACCGAAGAGGAAGAAGGGGGATGA
- a CDS encoding SEC-C metal-binding domain-containing protein has product MGFLKRIVGRFSSNGEACTGPKPGRNEPCWCGSGMKYKKCHLEEDTKKERRFFSPSCGPS; this is encoded by the coding sequence ATGGGCTTTTTAAAGAGAATCGTCGGTCGCTTTTCTTCCAACGGAGAGGCCTGCACCGGGCCGAAGCCCGGGAGGAACGAGCCCTGCTGGTGCGGCAGCGGGATGAAGTACAAGAAGTGCCATCTGGAGGAGGACACGAAGAAGGAAAGGCGCTTCTTCTCCCCTTCCTGCGGGCCGAGCTGA